In the genome of Amaranthus tricolor cultivar Red isolate AtriRed21 chromosome 15, ASM2621246v1, whole genome shotgun sequence, one region contains:
- the LOC130800896 gene encoding lupeol synthase-like isoform X2, translating to MWKLKIMEGKDPLLVSINDHVGRQHWEFDEEAGTLEERVEVERVRNEFSSNRFNMRQSADLLMRMQLRKEKPRLPILKGIKLKETEEIREEAINITLKRGIDFFSSIQAHDGHWPAESAGPLFFLPPLVIALHITGAKNTILSQEHQKEIKRYIYNHQNRDGGWGLHIEGHSTMFGSVISYIALRLLGEGLDRNELARARQWILAHGGAIAIPSWGKFWLTVLGVYEWDGCNPMPPEFWLLPKFSPIHPGKMLCYCRLVYMPMSYLYGKRFVGPITPLIQSLRTELYTQSYHHIDWNKARNTCAKEDLYYPHPLMQDMVWGFLHHFAEPVLNRWPFSKLREKAMKLAMEHVHYEDINSRYLCIGCVEKVLCLIACWVEDPNSEAYKKHLARIPDYLWLAEDGMKMQSFGCQMWDAAFAAQAISSSGLIHEYATTLKNAHDFIKASQVVENPIGNFEEMYRHTSKGSWTFSMQDHGWQVSDCTAEGLKTALIFSRMSPELVGEKIEAHRLFDAVNVILSLQSKNGGFPAWEPQRAYSWLEKFNPTEFFEDVLIEREYVECTSSAIQGLTLFKTSYPGHRKREIECCIAKGLHYIEQTQNPDGSWYGCWGICYTYGTWFGVEALVACRKNCYNSVALRKACNFLISKQLPDGGWGESYLSSSHKVYTNIKGNKSNLVQTSWALLSLIKAGYVNVDPTPIERGIRVLINSQMEDGDFPQQEITGVFMKNCTLNYSSYRNIFPIWALGEYRRIQVEK from the exons TTGAGAAAAGAAAAGCCAAGGCTGCCAATACTCAAAGGCATAAAATTGAAGGAAACTGAGGAAATAAGAGAGGAAGCAATCAACATAACATTAAAGAGAGGCATTGACTTTTTTTCAAGTATTCAGGCCCATGATGGTCACTGGCCCGCTGAATCTGCCGGCCCGCTTTTCTTCCTCCCTCCCCTT GTGATAGCCTTACATATTACTGGGGCAAAAAATACAATTCTATCTCAAGAACACCAAAAAGAGATAAAGCGTTACATTTACAATCATCAG AATCGGGATGGAGGATGGGGACTTCACATAGAAGGACATAGCACCATGTTTGGTTCAGTAATCAGCTACATCGCCCTACGTCTGCTTGGAGAAGGGCTTGATCGTAACGAGCTTGCGAGGGCTCGTCAATGGATCCTTGCTCATGGTGGTGCCATTGCCATCCCTTCTTGGGGCAAATTTTGGCTCACG GTACTTGGAGTGTACGAATGGGACGGGTGCAACCCCATGCCCCCCGAGTTTTGGTTACTCCCAAAATTTTCACCTATACATCCAG GGAAAATGTTGTGCTATTGTAGGTTGGTGTATATGCCAATGTCCTATCTGTATGGCAAGAGATTTGTAGGTCCTATTACGCCACTCATTCAATCACTTAGAACCGAGCTTTATACTCAATCTTATCATCACATCGATTGGAACAAAGCTAGAAATACATGCGCTAAG GAGGACCTTTACTATCCACATCCATTAATGCAAGACATGGTATGGGGATTCCTACACCACTTTGCGGAGCCAGTTCTAAACCGTTGGCCATTCTCAAAGTTGAGAGAGAAAGCTATGAAACTGGCTATGGAGCACGTACATTATGAAGATATTAATAGTAGATATCTCTGCATtggttgtgttgaaaag GTTCTTTGTTTGATTGCTTGTTGGGTGGAAGATCCAAATTCAGAAGCATACAAGAAACATTTAGCTAGAATCCCAGATTACTTGTGGCTTGCTGAGGATGGAATGAAAATGCag AGTTTTGGATGCCAAATGTGGGATGCAGCCTTTGCGGCTCAAGCAATTTCTTCGAGTGGTCTCATACACGAGTATGCAaccacacttaaaaacgcaCACGATTTTATAAAAGCGTCACAG GTTGTGGAGAATCCAATTGGGAATTTTGAGGAGATGTATAGACATACATCAAAAGGTTCATGGACCTTCTCAATGCAAGATCATGGTTGGCAAGTCTCTGACTGCACTGCTGAAGGCCTTAAG ACTGCactaatattttcaagaatgtcCCCGGAACTAGTGGGAGAGAAAATAGAAGCACATCGGCTATTTGATGCAGTAAATGTCATTCTATCTCTAcag AGTAAAAATGGTGGATTTCCAGCCTGGGAGCCCCAGAGAGCTTACAGTTGGCTTGAG AAATTCAACCCTACTGAATTTTTTGAAGATGTTTTGATCGAGAGAGA GTATGTGGAATGCACATCTTCAGCAATCCAAGGTTTAACACTCTTCAAAACGTCATACCCTGGACATCGAAAGAGAGAAATCGAATGTTGTATTGCCAAAGGACTACATTACATCGAGCAAACTCAAAACCCTGATGGTTCttg GTATGGTTGTTGGGGAATTTGTTATACATATGGAACATGGTTTGGCGTGGAGGCATTGGTAGCTTGTAGGAAGAACTGCTATAATAGTGTTGCATTGCGCAAGGCTTGCAATTTCTTGATTTCTAAGCAATTGCCTGATGGTGGTTGGGGGGAGAGTTACCTCTCTAGCTCTCACAAG GTTTACACAAATATTAAAGGGAACAAGTCAAACTTGGTGCAAACTTCATGGGCATTGTTATCTCTCATCAAAGCAGgatatgtaa ATGTAGATCCAACCCCTATAGAACGAGGGATAAGAGTATTAATCAATTCACAAATGGAAGATGGAGACTTTCCTCAACAG GAAATCACAGGAGTATTCATGAAGAATTGTACACTAAATTATTCATCATATCGAAATATCTTTCCAATATGGGCTCTTGGAGAATATCGTCGAATACAAGTTGAAAAATGA
- the LOC130800896 gene encoding lupeol synthase-like isoform X1, which translates to MWKLKIMEGKDPLLVSINDHVGRQHWEFDEEAGTLEERVEVERVRNEFSSNRFNMRQSADLLMRMQLRKEKPRLPILKGIKLKETEEIREEAINITLKRGIDFFSSIQAHDGHWPAESAGPLFFLPPLVIALHITGAKNTILSQEHQKEIKRYIYNHQNRDGGWGLHIEGHSTMFGSVISYIALRLLGEGLDRNELARARQWILAHGGAIAIPSWGKFWLTVLGVYEWDGCNPMPPEFWLLPKFSPIHPGKMLCYCRLVYMPMSYLYGKRFVGPITPLIQSLRTELYTQSYHHIDWNKARNTCAKEDLYYPHPLMQDMVWGFLHHFAEPVLNRWPFSKLREKAMKLAMEHVHYEDINSRYLCIGCVEKVLCLIACWVEDPNSEAYKKHLARIPDYLWLAEDGMKMQSFGCQMWDAAFAAQAISSSGLIHEYATTLKNAHDFIKASQVVENPIGNFEEMYRHTSKGSWTFSMQDHGWQVSDCTAEGLKTALIFSRMSPELVGEKIEAHRLFDAVNVILSLQSKNGGFPAWEPQRAYSWLEKFNPTEFFEDVLIEREYVECTSSAIQGLTLFKTSYPGHRKREIECCIAKGLHYIEQTQNPDGSWYGCWGICYTYGTWFGVEALVACRKNCYNSVALRKACNFLISKQLPDGGWGESYLSSSHKVYTNIKGNKSNLVQTSWALLSLIKAGYGDVDPTPIERGIRVLINSQMEDGDFPQQEITGVFMKNCTLNYSSYRNIFPIWALGEYRRIQVEK; encoded by the exons TTGAGAAAAGAAAAGCCAAGGCTGCCAATACTCAAAGGCATAAAATTGAAGGAAACTGAGGAAATAAGAGAGGAAGCAATCAACATAACATTAAAGAGAGGCATTGACTTTTTTTCAAGTATTCAGGCCCATGATGGTCACTGGCCCGCTGAATCTGCCGGCCCGCTTTTCTTCCTCCCTCCCCTT GTGATAGCCTTACATATTACTGGGGCAAAAAATACAATTCTATCTCAAGAACACCAAAAAGAGATAAAGCGTTACATTTACAATCATCAG AATCGGGATGGAGGATGGGGACTTCACATAGAAGGACATAGCACCATGTTTGGTTCAGTAATCAGCTACATCGCCCTACGTCTGCTTGGAGAAGGGCTTGATCGTAACGAGCTTGCGAGGGCTCGTCAATGGATCCTTGCTCATGGTGGTGCCATTGCCATCCCTTCTTGGGGCAAATTTTGGCTCACG GTACTTGGAGTGTACGAATGGGACGGGTGCAACCCCATGCCCCCCGAGTTTTGGTTACTCCCAAAATTTTCACCTATACATCCAG GGAAAATGTTGTGCTATTGTAGGTTGGTGTATATGCCAATGTCCTATCTGTATGGCAAGAGATTTGTAGGTCCTATTACGCCACTCATTCAATCACTTAGAACCGAGCTTTATACTCAATCTTATCATCACATCGATTGGAACAAAGCTAGAAATACATGCGCTAAG GAGGACCTTTACTATCCACATCCATTAATGCAAGACATGGTATGGGGATTCCTACACCACTTTGCGGAGCCAGTTCTAAACCGTTGGCCATTCTCAAAGTTGAGAGAGAAAGCTATGAAACTGGCTATGGAGCACGTACATTATGAAGATATTAATAGTAGATATCTCTGCATtggttgtgttgaaaag GTTCTTTGTTTGATTGCTTGTTGGGTGGAAGATCCAAATTCAGAAGCATACAAGAAACATTTAGCTAGAATCCCAGATTACTTGTGGCTTGCTGAGGATGGAATGAAAATGCag AGTTTTGGATGCCAAATGTGGGATGCAGCCTTTGCGGCTCAAGCAATTTCTTCGAGTGGTCTCATACACGAGTATGCAaccacacttaaaaacgcaCACGATTTTATAAAAGCGTCACAG GTTGTGGAGAATCCAATTGGGAATTTTGAGGAGATGTATAGACATACATCAAAAGGTTCATGGACCTTCTCAATGCAAGATCATGGTTGGCAAGTCTCTGACTGCACTGCTGAAGGCCTTAAG ACTGCactaatattttcaagaatgtcCCCGGAACTAGTGGGAGAGAAAATAGAAGCACATCGGCTATTTGATGCAGTAAATGTCATTCTATCTCTAcag AGTAAAAATGGTGGATTTCCAGCCTGGGAGCCCCAGAGAGCTTACAGTTGGCTTGAG AAATTCAACCCTACTGAATTTTTTGAAGATGTTTTGATCGAGAGAGA GTATGTGGAATGCACATCTTCAGCAATCCAAGGTTTAACACTCTTCAAAACGTCATACCCTGGACATCGAAAGAGAGAAATCGAATGTTGTATTGCCAAAGGACTACATTACATCGAGCAAACTCAAAACCCTGATGGTTCttg GTATGGTTGTTGGGGAATTTGTTATACATATGGAACATGGTTTGGCGTGGAGGCATTGGTAGCTTGTAGGAAGAACTGCTATAATAGTGTTGCATTGCGCAAGGCTTGCAATTTCTTGATTTCTAAGCAATTGCCTGATGGTGGTTGGGGGGAGAGTTACCTCTCTAGCTCTCACAAG GTTTACACAAATATTAAAGGGAACAAGTCAAACTTGGTGCAAACTTCATGGGCATTGTTATCTCTCATCAAAGCAGgatat GGAGATGTAGATCCAACCCCTATAGAACGAGGGATAAGAGTATTAATCAATTCACAAATGGAAGATGGAGACTTTCCTCAACAG GAAATCACAGGAGTATTCATGAAGAATTGTACACTAAATTATTCATCATATCGAAATATCTTTCCAATATGGGCTCTTGGAGAATATCGTCGAATACAAGTTGAAAAATGA